The Coprobacter tertius genome has a window encoding:
- a CDS encoding response regulator transcription factor produces MAKILLAEDEINIASFIERGLQEFGHEVTVVYDGDSCWDLLQNETFDLLVLDIIMPGMNGLDLCLQYRQKEGFLIPVIILTALGTTDDIVRGLDAGADDYLVKPFSFQELEARIKALLRRGKESSSLQLICDDLILDCSLRRAQRGDRIIDLTVKEYRLLEYFMTHQGIVLSRLSLLKDVWDKNFDPNTNVVDVYVNYLRNKIDKDFDRKLIHTVVGTGYIMGVQ; encoded by the coding sequence ATGGCGAAAATATTATTGGCAGAAGATGAAATAAATATTGCTTCGTTTATCGAACGGGGTTTACAGGAATTCGGGCACGAGGTTACCGTGGTGTACGATGGGGATTCGTGCTGGGATCTTTTGCAAAATGAAACGTTCGATTTGCTGGTATTGGATATAATTATGCCCGGTATGAATGGTCTCGATTTGTGCCTGCAATACCGACAGAAAGAAGGATTTCTTATCCCTGTAATAATTCTTACAGCATTGGGTACCACCGATGACATCGTGAGAGGGTTGGATGCCGGAGCGGATGATTATTTGGTGAAACCATTTAGTTTTCAAGAACTCGAAGCTCGTATAAAGGCTTTGTTGCGTCGGGGCAAAGAGTCTTCTTCTTTACAGCTTATATGTGATGATCTTATTTTGGATTGTAGTCTTAGGCGGGCACAGAGAGGAGATCGTATTATCGATCTTACTGTTAAGGAATATCGGCTTTTAGAATATTTTATGACACATCAGGGTATAGTGTTGTCCAGATTGTCTTTGTTGAAAGATGTTTGGGATAAGAATTTCGATCCGAATACCAATGTTGTAGATGTATATGTGAATTATTTGAGAAACAAGATCGATAAAGATTTCGACCGAAAGCTAATACACACGGTCGTGGGTACGGGATATATTATGGGAGTGCAGTAA
- a CDS encoding PadR family transcriptional regulator — MNTENVKSQMRKGILEYCTLLILSKQRAYVSDIIRSLKESRLIVVEGTLYPLLTRLKNTGLLTYEWVESTQGPPRKYYELTDEGKRFLSELEESWNELNNVINHIRERHTEDN, encoded by the coding sequence ATGAATACGGAGAATGTAAAATCACAAATGAGGAAAGGCATATTGGAGTATTGTACACTCCTTATCCTTAGCAAGCAACGAGCTTATGTATCCGACATTATCCGCTCGTTAAAGGAATCACGGCTGATTGTGGTTGAAGGCACTTTATATCCGCTGCTCACCCGGCTGAAGAATACCGGATTACTCACATACGAATGGGTAGAATCTACACAAGGACCTCCCCGAAAATATTATGAACTAACAGATGAGGGTAAACGTTTTCTGAGTGAACTGGAAGAATCATGGAATGAATTGAATAATGTAATCAATCACATCCGCGAACGACATACCGAAGACAATTAA
- the rimP gene encoding ribosome assembly cofactor RimP, translating to MIEKDEISRLATESLADTDCFLVDVQVKPGNIITVEIDNKDGVDIDRCVSVHRFIESHLDRDIEDYELEVGSAGITSPFKVLEQYRKNIGNEVEVLTCTGVKLSGILKDATDDKFIVTVTKKVKTETSKRKVEVEEDLVFGYNEVKYTKYLIRFK from the coding sequence ATGATAGAAAAAGATGAAATAAGCCGGTTGGCGACAGAATCTCTTGCCGATACCGATTGTTTTTTGGTAGATGTACAGGTGAAGCCGGGAAATATCATAACGGTTGAAATAGATAATAAAGACGGTGTGGATATCGATCGTTGCGTTAGCGTACATCGGTTTATCGAATCGCATCTCGACCGGGATATAGAAGATTACGAATTGGAAGTAGGTTCGGCCGGTATAACTTCTCCTTTTAAGGTATTGGAGCAATATCGTAAAAATATCGGAAATGAAGTAGAAGTGCTTACTTGTACCGGAGTAAAGCTTTCGGGGATTCTGAAGGACGCTACCGATGATAAATTTATTGTGACTGTGACCAAGAAGGTGAAAACAGAAACGAGTAAACGAAAGGTAGAGGTTGAGGAAGACCTTGTATTCGGTTACAATGAAGTAAAATATACAAAATATTTAATCAGATTCAAATAA
- the nusA gene encoding transcription termination factor NusA — protein sequence MAKKEEAISMVDTFSEFKELKNIDRTTMISVLEESFRNVLSKMFGTDENFDVIVNPDKGDFEIWRNREVVADGEVTDPNLQISLSEAKKIDEDYEIGEEVTDEVFFEKFGRRAILNLRQTLASKILELQKDSIYNKYKDRIGQIVSAEVYQIWKKEMLLLDDEGNELLLPKTEQIPTDFYRKGETVRAVVARVDNKNNNPKIIISRTSPVFLQRLFELEVPEIHDGLIMIRKIARIPGERAKVAVESYDDRIDPVGACVGVKGSRIHGIVRELRNENIDVINYTGNIQLFIQRALSPAKISSIRLNEEERKAEVFLKPEEVSLAIGKGGLNIKLACMLTEYTIDVYRDIDEAEEEDIYLDEFKDEIDTWVIEALKAIGCATAKSVLATPREVLIEKADLEENTVDEVINILKAEFEEE from the coding sequence ATGGCCAAAAAAGAGGAAGCAATCAGCATGGTTGATACATTCTCAGAATTTAAAGAACTGAAGAATATCGACAGAACGACGATGATCAGCGTGCTGGAAGAGTCGTTTCGTAATGTTTTGTCTAAAATGTTCGGAACCGACGAGAATTTCGACGTTATTGTCAATCCCGATAAAGGCGATTTCGAAATATGGCGGAATCGGGAAGTGGTAGCCGACGGAGAAGTTACCGATCCCAATCTGCAAATATCTTTGTCGGAAGCAAAAAAAATCGATGAAGATTATGAGATCGGAGAAGAAGTGACCGATGAAGTGTTTTTTGAAAAATTCGGTCGTCGGGCGATTCTTAATTTGCGTCAGACATTGGCCTCGAAAATATTGGAATTGCAGAAAGACAGCATTTATAATAAATATAAAGATCGTATCGGGCAGATTGTGAGCGCCGAGGTATATCAGATATGGAAAAAAGAAATGTTGTTGCTCGATGACGAGGGAAATGAGTTGTTACTACCGAAAACCGAACAGATACCTACCGATTTTTACCGTAAAGGGGAAACCGTGCGGGCTGTGGTGGCTCGAGTAGATAATAAAAATAATAATCCTAAAATTATTATTTCCCGTACCTCTCCCGTCTTTTTGCAAAGATTGTTCGAACTTGAGGTTCCTGAAATTCATGACGGACTTATTATGATTCGCAAAATTGCCCGTATCCCGGGAGAAAGGGCAAAAGTTGCCGTAGAATCATACGATGACCGTATCGATCCGGTGGGAGCTTGTGTAGGTGTGAAAGGTTCTCGTATTCATGGTATCGTGAGAGAATTGCGCAATGAAAATATCGATGTTATCAATTATACCGGTAACATACAGCTCTTTATACAAAGAGCTTTAAGCCCGGCTAAAATTTCATCGATACGTCTGAACGAAGAAGAACGCAAAGCTGAAGTATTCTTAAAACCCGAAGAAGTATCCTTGGCTATCGGTAAAGGAGGCCTTAATATTAAATTGGCTTGTATGCTTACCGAATATACTATTGATGTGTATCGGGATATCGACGAAGCGGAAGAAGAAGATATCTATCTCGACGAATTTAAGGATGAAATAGATACTTGGGTTATCGAAGCTCTGAAAGCGATTGGCTGTGCTACGGCAAAGAGTGTGCTTGCGACTCCGAGAGAAGTGTTGATAGAGAAGGCAGACCTCGAGGAGAATACGGTAGACGAAGTGATAAATATTTTAAAAGCTGAATTCGAAGAAGAATAA
- a CDS encoding TolC family protein: protein MKLLIIIISFIYSCVSLFAQEPVLKLTLHDAEQIFLKRNLSLIASKYDIDLAEAQVTQARLFENPVISLEQNVYNRLNGKYFDIGKEGEAAVEIEQVINLAGQRNKRVRLEKINREIACYQFEEVLRTLRSELNKTFVEIVFASRSLGIYDREVNSLENLLQAFELHQDKGNISLMERSRLESLLLSLRKEKSELENHIIELRCEFNLLLNMPADQHIELLLDDEVLHGLYLSFLSFKDMEGLLVSRPDLKMARSGMEAAKANLKLQRSLAAPECSLKGMYDRAGNFINNYFAVGVSLSIPIFNRNQGNIKSAKTEICKTGREEELAVEKAQMELYSAYERLQKNIDLYRTTNGKLEHNFDKLMDGAALNYQRRNISLLEFIDYYQSYKEACLQLFELKKNVFLAMEDLNMIVGQTVFNY, encoded by the coding sequence ATGAAGCTACTGATTATTATTATATCTTTTATATATTCATGTGTATCGTTATTTGCTCAAGAGCCGGTTTTGAAACTTACCTTGCATGATGCAGAACAAATTTTCCTAAAACGTAACCTTTCGTTAATAGCCTCAAAATACGATATCGATTTGGCAGAAGCACAAGTTACTCAGGCACGTCTTTTTGAAAATCCGGTAATATCATTAGAACAAAATGTGTATAACCGGTTGAACGGGAAATATTTTGATATCGGGAAAGAAGGGGAGGCCGCCGTAGAAATAGAGCAAGTGATTAATCTTGCCGGGCAGCGTAATAAGCGTGTACGACTGGAAAAAATCAATCGGGAAATAGCCTGTTATCAGTTTGAAGAAGTATTACGAACTCTTAGAAGCGAATTGAATAAAACCTTTGTAGAAATTGTTTTTGCATCACGTTCTTTAGGTATATATGATAGGGAGGTAAACTCTCTCGAGAATTTGTTGCAAGCTTTCGAGCTGCATCAAGATAAAGGGAATATTTCACTGATGGAAAGATCGAGATTAGAGTCCTTATTATTGTCTTTGCGGAAAGAAAAAAGTGAATTGGAAAACCATATTATCGAGCTGCGGTGCGAGTTTAATTTGCTTTTGAATATGCCTGCAGACCAGCATATCGAACTTTTACTGGATGACGAAGTTTTGCATGGTCTTTATTTGTCTTTTCTTTCGTTCAAAGACATGGAGGGGTTGCTTGTTTCCCGTCCAGATCTTAAAATGGCCCGATCAGGAATGGAAGCTGCGAAGGCAAATCTGAAATTACAACGGTCCTTGGCTGCTCCGGAGTGCTCTTTGAAAGGGATGTATGATCGGGCCGGGAATTTTATAAATAATTATTTTGCAGTAGGAGTCAGTCTTTCTATTCCGATATTTAATCGTAATCAGGGCAATATAAAGTCGGCGAAAACCGAAATTTGTAAGACCGGCAGGGAGGAAGAGCTTGCAGTAGAAAAAGCGCAAATGGAACTTTATTCGGCTTATGAGCGATTACAGAAAAATATAGATTTATACCGGACGACCAATGGGAAACTGGAACATAATTTCGATAAGCTTATGGATGGCGCAGCTTTAAATTATCAAAGACGGAATATAAGTCTGTTGGAGTTTATCGATTATTATCAGAGTTATAAAGAGGCCTGCTTACAATTATTCGAATTAAAGAAAAATGTGTTCCTTGCGATGGAAGATTTGAATATGATCGTGGGACAAACCGTATTTAACTATTAA
- a CDS encoding sensor histidine kinase, with protein MKIGSKIALFYTIITVGAIAAVVLVFYFFTSRYINNLYDSYLAEKAYLTAQKHWEKDEVDELSYYEIQQKYNELLPQAREILLNKDSIPAVTDTLNKYLDRDQQIRLFKNNPVSFVYGKLRGSALYYPDNEGNFVVLVMANNNYGYEIQKHILLLTVLLLLVSCGFIYLIGRLYSNRILQPLQHLLKDLGHIRGNNLSIRLKTLGNKDELDELIRTLNDMLDRINIAFQAEKSFISNASHELNNPLTAIQGECEISLMKERSAAEYIEALQRIATESKRISRLIKHLLFLSRQDDEILQNTEERIALLTFLRGLCLQYSRVEFKPDKDTEDIYIIGDSHLLGVAFCNLIENARKYSRDTVVVSMARSDVGTVVEIEDRGIGIPEKEISHVFHSFYRASNTREYAGHGIGLSLSMKILSVYGGKIKIESRVNAYTKVIVTFNRK; from the coding sequence ATGAAAATAGGCTCTAAAATCGCATTGTTTTACACAATAATTACAGTAGGAGCTATCGCTGCGGTTGTTCTTGTATTTTATTTTTTTACTTCGCGTTATATCAACAATTTGTATGATTCGTATCTTGCTGAAAAGGCGTACCTTACCGCTCAAAAACATTGGGAAAAAGACGAGGTAGATGAATTGAGTTATTACGAAATACAACAAAAATATAACGAACTTTTACCTCAGGCTCGGGAGATATTGTTGAATAAAGATAGTATCCCGGCTGTTACCGATACCCTGAATAAATATCTCGATAGAGACCAGCAGATTCGTCTTTTCAAAAATAATCCAGTTTCGTTCGTTTATGGAAAACTTCGAGGATCGGCGCTTTATTATCCTGATAACGAGGGGAATTTTGTTGTATTGGTAATGGCCAATAATAATTATGGATACGAGATTCAAAAACATATATTATTGCTTACGGTTTTACTTTTGTTGGTCAGTTGTGGTTTTATTTATCTTATTGGAAGGCTTTATTCGAACCGTATTTTGCAGCCGCTGCAACATCTATTAAAAGACCTTGGGCATATTCGCGGAAATAATCTTAGTATCAGGCTGAAGACCTTGGGCAACAAGGATGAACTCGATGAACTTATACGTACTCTGAATGATATGCTCGACAGAATCAATATTGCGTTTCAGGCAGAAAAATCATTTATCAGCAATGCATCGCATGAATTGAATAATCCGCTTACCGCAATACAAGGCGAATGTGAAATAAGCCTTATGAAAGAACGTTCTGCAGCCGAATATATAGAGGCATTGCAACGGATTGCGACAGAGAGCAAGCGTATAAGTCGCCTTATAAAACACTTGTTGTTTCTTTCGAGGCAGGATGATGAAATTTTACAAAATACCGAGGAACGAATAGCTCTTTTAACCTTTTTGAGAGGATTATGTTTGCAGTATTCACGGGTAGAATTTAAACCTGATAAAGATACCGAAGATATATATATTATCGGAGATTCTCATCTTTTAGGTGTTGCTTTCTGTAATTTGATCGAAAACGCTCGTAAATATTCGAGGGATACGGTTGTGGTAAGTATGGCGAGGAGTGATGTCGGAACCGTCGTTGAAATCGAAGATCGTGGAATCGGTATTCCCGAGAAAGAGATCAGCCATGTTTTCCATTCATTTTACCGGGCAAGTAATACTCGTGAATATGCCGGACACGGAATCGGATTGAGCCTCTCGATGAAAATATTATCGGTTTACGGGGGAAAAATAAAAATCGAATCTCGGGTTAATGCATACACTAAAGTGATTGTAACGTTTAATCGGAAATAA
- a CDS encoding M48 family metallopeptidase, with protein sequence MESQIIQDSEFGEIVLHPRRSARNFIFRIKDGRLVVTVPFFATEKDILQSVDSSREKLRKIFKKAMAEDLTFKVGDVIATRNFLIVVRGSNRKKMAVLSGDGCLFVECPEDIDMDSKAVQSFILSAIKRYIKRSGESYLPSRLQELAEKVGVRYSGVSITYGRNRLGKCDSRGHISLSYYLMLLPDRLIDYIIFHELAHLTEMNHGARFHRLCDRYCEGNEFVLRRELRKFRFPIP encoded by the coding sequence ATGGAATCACAGATAATACAAGATTCGGAATTTGGAGAGATTGTACTGCATCCTCGCCGTTCTGCCCGTAATTTTATTTTTAGAATAAAAGACGGACGTTTGGTCGTTACGGTGCCTTTTTTTGCGACCGAAAAAGATATTTTACAATCGGTCGATAGTTCGCGGGAAAAATTGCGGAAGATTTTTAAAAAAGCAATGGCTGAAGATCTTACATTTAAGGTCGGGGACGTTATTGCGACCCGGAATTTTCTGATCGTGGTGCGGGGTTCTAATCGAAAAAAGATGGCAGTATTATCGGGAGACGGATGTTTATTTGTGGAATGTCCCGAAGATATCGATATGGACAGCAAAGCGGTACAGAGCTTTATTTTGTCGGCTATTAAGCGATATATCAAGCGTTCGGGAGAATCATATTTACCTTCGAGATTGCAGGAACTTGCCGAAAAAGTTGGTGTACGGTATAGTGGAGTAAGTATAACCTATGGTCGGAATCGACTCGGTAAATGCGATAGTCGCGGCCATATTTCGCTCTCGTATTATTTAATGTTGTTACCTGACCGGCTTATCGATTATATAATTTTTCATGAATTGGCTCATTTAACCGAAATGAATCACGGGGCTCGGTTTCATCGTTTATGCGATCGGTATTGTGAAGGCAATGAGTTTGTGTTACGGCGGGAATTGCGAAAATTCCGTTTCCCTATTCCATAA
- a CDS encoding efflux RND transporter permease subunit, whose protein sequence is MHKFIDNIVAFSLKNKFFVFFCTIIAVIAGAVSFKHTPIDAFPDVTNTKVTIITQWPGRSAEEVEKFITIPIEIAMNPVQKKTDIRSTTLFGLSVINVVFDDHVDDFTARQQVYNLLNDADLPEGVTPEVQPLYGPTGEIYRYTLHSKKRDVRELKTLQDWVIERNLRSVSGVADIVSFGGEVKTFEVSVDPNRLINYGITPLELYNAIAKSNINVGGDVITKSSQAYVVRGIGLINDLEELKNIVVKNIDGTPVLVRHLADVHESCLPRLGQVGRMNENDVVEGIVIMRKGENPKDVIDALKAKIADINKNVLPSDVQIVPFYDRENLVNLAVNTVSHNLIEGILLVTFIVLIFMADWRTTIVVAVVIPLALLFAFICLRFMGMSANLLSMGAIDFGIIIDGAVVMVEGVFVALDKKAKEVGMPMFNRMSKMGLIRHTAKDKAKAVFFSKLIIITALIPIFSFQKVEGKMFSPLAYTLGFALLGALLFTLTLVPVMSSMLLKKNVRERNNFFVRFVNENAFLFFNKCCLHRKFTIGLASIVCVTGLWMFSLLGTEFLPQLNEGSIYIRATLPQSISLNESVELANRMRSELAAYPEVKQVLSQTGRPNDGTDATGFYNIEFHVDTYSEKEWKSKLTKLQLIQKMQGDLSIYPGIDFNFSQPITDNVEEAASGVKGSIAVKVFGKDLYRSEKIAVEIEKILGTVNGIEDLGVIRNIGQPELRVELNEKKLARYGVAKEDVQSIIEMAIGGKSASLLYEDERKFNIMVRYKPEFRQNEEQIGKILVPAMNGKMIPIKELADIKTITGPLLIFRDNHMRFCAVKFSVRGRDMGTAVAEAQKKVNASVHIPDGYTLKWTGDFENQQRATKRLAQVVPISIAIIFIILFVLFSNARDAGLVLLNVPFAAVGGIIALLITQFNFSISAGIGFIALFGICIQNGVIMISDIKHNIQSRLSLSDAVKCSMRSRIRPVIMTAAMAAIGLLPAAMSHGIGSESQRPLAIVIIGGLIGATFFALFIFPLIVESVYDKMLYDKEGNLKQRKL, encoded by the coding sequence ATGCACAAGTTTATTGATAATATTGTCGCTTTTTCGCTTAAAAATAAATTTTTTGTTTTTTTCTGTACGATTATTGCTGTTATTGCCGGTGCCGTATCTTTTAAACATACTCCTATCGATGCGTTCCCCGATGTGACCAATACCAAAGTTACTATTATAACTCAGTGGCCGGGAAGAAGTGCCGAAGAGGTCGAAAAATTTATAACCATACCTATCGAGATTGCGATGAATCCGGTACAAAAGAAAACTGATATTCGTTCTACTACGCTTTTTGGCCTTTCGGTTATTAATGTCGTGTTTGATGATCATGTAGATGATTTTACGGCCCGTCAGCAGGTTTACAATTTGCTTAACGATGCTGATTTGCCCGAAGGGGTGACTCCTGAGGTGCAACCGTTATATGGGCCTACAGGGGAAATATACCGATACACATTGCATAGTAAGAAGCGAGATGTACGGGAGTTGAAGACTTTGCAGGATTGGGTTATAGAGCGTAATTTACGGTCGGTATCGGGTGTAGCCGATATTGTTAGTTTTGGTGGAGAAGTGAAAACTTTTGAAGTGAGTGTAGATCCTAATCGTCTGATTAATTATGGAATTACACCTTTGGAATTGTATAATGCGATTGCCAAAAGTAATATTAATGTCGGAGGAGATGTCATAACAAAAAGTTCTCAGGCGTATGTTGTCAGGGGTATAGGGCTTATCAATGATTTAGAGGAACTGAAAAATATCGTTGTGAAAAATATCGATGGTACGCCTGTTTTGGTACGACATTTGGCTGATGTACACGAGTCATGCTTACCACGTTTGGGGCAGGTAGGCCGGATGAATGAAAATGATGTGGTAGAGGGTATTGTTATCATGCGTAAGGGAGAGAACCCTAAAGATGTAATCGATGCTTTAAAAGCGAAAATAGCCGATATAAATAAAAATGTTCTTCCTTCTGATGTGCAGATTGTTCCTTTTTACGATCGGGAAAATTTGGTAAACCTGGCAGTGAATACGGTTTCCCATAACCTAATCGAAGGCATATTGCTGGTGACGTTTATCGTACTTATTTTTATGGCCGATTGGCGTACGACCATCGTTGTTGCAGTTGTGATTCCGCTTGCGTTATTGTTCGCTTTTATCTGTTTGCGGTTTATGGGTATGTCGGCCAATCTTTTGTCGATGGGTGCGATTGATTTTGGTATTATTATCGATGGAGCCGTCGTAATGGTTGAAGGGGTATTTGTTGCGCTCGATAAAAAAGCAAAAGAGGTGGGGATGCCGATGTTTAACCGCATGTCGAAAATGGGTCTTATTCGCCATACGGCTAAAGATAAAGCGAAAGCTGTTTTCTTTTCGAAACTGATTATTATAACGGCTTTAATTCCCATCTTTTCTTTTCAGAAAGTCGAAGGGAAAATGTTTTCACCTTTAGCCTATACGTTGGGTTTTGCATTACTCGGTGCATTATTGTTTACGCTGACTCTTGTTCCGGTTATGTCATCGATGCTGCTAAAAAAAAATGTACGGGAAAGGAATAACTTCTTTGTTCGTTTTGTAAATGAAAATGCCTTTTTATTTTTCAATAAATGTTGTTTGCATCGTAAATTTACGATCGGTCTTGCAAGTATCGTATGTGTTACAGGGCTTTGGATGTTTTCGTTGTTGGGAACCGAATTTTTGCCACAGCTTAACGAGGGGTCCATCTATATTCGTGCCACTTTGCCGCAAAGTATTTCGTTGAATGAATCGGTTGAACTTGCTAATCGGATGAGAAGCGAATTAGCCGCATATCCTGAAGTAAAGCAGGTTCTTTCTCAAACCGGTCGACCGAATGACGGGACCGATGCTACCGGTTTTTATAATATCGAGTTCCATGTAGATACTTATTCCGAAAAGGAGTGGAAGAGTAAACTAACGAAATTGCAATTGATACAAAAAATGCAAGGTGATCTTTCGATATATCCAGGGATCGATTTTAATTTTTCCCAACCTATAACCGATAATGTCGAGGAAGCAGCATCAGGGGTAAAAGGTTCGATAGCAGTAAAGGTATTTGGCAAGGATTTGTATCGGTCTGAAAAGATTGCGGTGGAAATAGAAAAAATATTGGGTACGGTGAATGGAATAGAGGATTTGGGTGTAATTCGCAATATCGGGCAACCTGAATTGCGTGTCGAACTGAATGAAAAGAAGTTGGCTCGTTATGGAGTGGCAAAAGAAGACGTGCAGTCGATTATAGAAATGGCTATTGGCGGTAAATCGGCTTCACTGCTTTATGAGGATGAACGGAAATTTAATATTATGGTGCGTTATAAGCCTGAATTCCGCCAGAATGAAGAACAAATAGGGAAAATATTGGTACCTGCAATGAATGGGAAAATGATCCCTATAAAAGAACTTGCCGATATTAAGACGATTACCGGGCCTTTGCTTATCTTCCGGGATAATCATATGCGTTTCTGTGCCGTAAAATTTTCTGTACGGGGAAGAGATATGGGTACGGCTGTTGCCGAGGCTCAGAAAAAAGTAAATGCATCGGTGCATATACCTGATGGGTATACGCTGAAATGGACCGGTGATTTTGAAAATCAGCAGCGGGCCACAAAACGCCTGGCTCAGGTAGTACCTATCAGTATTGCAATTATTTTTATCATATTATTTGTGTTGTTTTCTAATGCGAGAGATGCCGGGCTGGTATTGTTGAATGTGCCTTTTGCGGCAGTCGGGGGAATAATCGCATTGCTTATAACGCAGTTTAATTTTTCTATTTCGGCAGGTATCGGGTTTATAGCTTTATTCGGTATTTGCATTCAGAATGGGGTGATTATGATTTCTGATATTAAACATAATATACAATCCCGTTTATCTTTATCGGATGCGGTAAAATGCAGTATGCGGTCACGTATTCGACCGGTAATTATGACGGCGGCTATGGCTGCGATCGGTTTATTACCGGCAGCCATGAGCCACGGGATCGGTTCCGAATCACAACGCCCGTTAGCCATCGTAATTATCGGAGGGCTGATCGGTGCAACTTTTTTTGCCTTGTTTATATTTCCGCTTATTGTAGAATCGGTTTACGATAAAATGCTGTATGATAAAGAGGGAAATCTTAAACAAAGGAAATTATAA
- a CDS encoding efflux RND transporter periplasmic adaptor subunit: MALVPSKDFLLTDSLKKIVSVDTVQFHEATDELTLNGRVTFDQERVARVYPIFGGTVTDVFTEIGDHVRKGDILAVIRSGEVADYEKQLQEAEQQIIVSRRNLQAEQDLAVSGMVSDRDILQARQELSNAEAEKKRIDEIFSIYHLDGQSHYQVKAPVSGFVVDKNINKEMQIRSDQNDQMFTISGLENVWVIADVYESDISKVYEGAPVRITALSYPGKEFIGKIDKVYNMLNEESKTMNVRVKLSNKDYLLKPGMFTNVYVTTKADEKNLPRIDSHSLVFDGGKNYVVMVDKDERLRIKEVEVYRQLSKVCYLASGLSEGDRVLNKNVLLVYNALNAD, encoded by the coding sequence ATGGCTTTAGTTCCTTCAAAAGATTTTTTGCTGACTGATAGTTTAAAGAAAATCGTATCGGTTGATACGGTGCAGTTTCATGAGGCTACCGATGAGTTGACTTTAAACGGCAGGGTAACTTTTGACCAAGAACGAGTGGCGCGGGTATATCCGATATTTGGAGGTACCGTAACAGATGTGTTTACCGAGATCGGAGATCATGTACGTAAAGGTGATATCCTGGCTGTAATTAGAAGTGGAGAAGTGGCTGATTATGAGAAGCAACTTCAAGAAGCCGAGCAGCAAATCATCGTTTCACGGCGTAATTTGCAGGCAGAACAAGACTTGGCTGTTTCGGGTATGGTTTCTGATCGGGATATTTTGCAAGCCCGGCAAGAATTGAGTAACGCTGAAGCTGAAAAAAAGAGAATCGATGAAATATTTTCTATTTATCATTTAGACGGACAGTCGCATTATCAGGTGAAAGCACCGGTATCGGGATTTGTTGTCGATAAGAATATCAACAAAGAAATGCAGATACGTTCCGACCAGAACGATCAGATGTTTACGATCTCGGGTTTAGAGAATGTATGGGTGATAGCCGATGTTTACGAAAGTGATATCAGTAAAGTTTATGAGGGAGCTCCAGTACGTATTACGGCTTTGTCTTATCCTGGGAAAGAGTTTATAGGAAAGATCGATAAAGTGTACAATATGCTGAATGAAGAAAGCAAAACGATGAATGTGCGTGTAAAACTTTCTAATAAAGATTATTTGTTAAAGCCGGGGATGTTTACCAATGTATATGTAACAACTAAAGCGGATGAAAAGAATTTGCCTCGTATCGATTCGCATTCGTTGGTATTCGATGGAGGTAAAAATTATGTTGTGATGGTAGATAAAGATGAGAGACTGAGAATAAAAGAGGTGGAAGTTTATAGGCAACTTAGTAAAGTGTGTTATCTCGCGTCGGGGTTATCTGAGGGAGACAGGGTGTTGAATAAAAATGTGTTGTTGGTTTATAATGCTTTAAATGCAGATTAA